The segment CCACGTTATCACAAAGCCCTGCTGTCGGAAGATGAATTGGAAAAATACAAAGACCAGTTCAAGGAGATTGCGGATTCCGAACGAAAAGTAACCTGGCTAGCAGTTCGACAACGTGACGGGTTCCAACCCACATTTTCTCGCGACAACTTCCGAGGTAGCAAGTTTACGGTTTACCGGCATACGGGTGAAGTATCGACTCCTGCCGGGGAAGATTCCGTGGATCGAAGTCCCCTCAAGAGAGAGGACATTCCTCTTTATGATCCACAAATTAAATTCCGTTTCGAACCGGTGAAGATCTATCATTACTCCCTTGAGGCAACCTCTCTGGAAGCAGTTTACGAGGTTTTGAATACGGACTCTGAGCGAATCCCGCTGATGAAGAAGAAGATCGCCGAAGTCCAAAAGAATTACACCAAGCCGGATGGCGGGACGTTTGATCTGCAGAATAATGTCTCTTACGAGGATGGGCTCTTTGTGGGATTCTCTCCCGAATCCAGCGCGATTCAACTTTCGACAGAGACCCGGGACAGTTCCCAGGCTCACATGAAGAAAGCAACGTTCACGATGCAAGCTTTCATTTTACTTCCCCAGTGGGAAGGAGGATCTGCCGCCGAAAAGGCCGCGTGGCAGCAGACCTATGAAAAACTGCTCGACCACGAAATCGGCCATGCCAAGATCTGGAGAACGAACTGGACCGCTTGGGCAAAAAACCTCGAAGGTAAAACCTACGAAGAAGTTGTCGAACTAATCAAGAAGACATCGCAACAGGAACAGAAGGAGCAGGTTGAGTTCGACGAAAAGACCAATCATGGGTTGAAGTAAGAGAGCCCCTTTCACTCAATCGGCAATCTATGCGGGAGAAGCCTCGGTCATTTCGGGAAAGTGTTCGCGGAACTTGGCCAGTTTGGGATCAATCACGGTGAAACAGTAAGGTTTGCCATTGTTGCGATTGTAGTAGTTCTGGTGTTCCTGTTCTGCTGGATAGAATGTATCCAACGGGGCGACCTCCGTAACGACCGGTTTGCC is part of the Polystyrenella longa genome and harbors:
- a CDS encoding DUF922 domain-containing protein, translating into MNNVPYKLTTSHLIWLACLIFLCEIVIAGPDEIKSQALESWNHKRDEVRYQNAMRKEYIDVSSLFYAQMGSSIPGYNRLEELTGSIPIATERKADPLVEIPEGTQEGDVLFIEGKQPMALVYIGMDSFPDATLKYPFFIYPYQNGLEKNTFPPRYHKALLSEDELEKYKDQFKEIADSERKVTWLAVRQRDGFQPTFSRDNFRGSKFTVYRHTGEVSTPAGEDSVDRSPLKREDIPLYDPQIKFRFEPVKIYHYSLEATSLEAVYEVLNTDSERIPLMKKKIAEVQKNYTKPDGGTFDLQNNVSYEDGLFVGFSPESSAIQLSTETRDSSQAHMKKATFTMQAFILLPQWEGGSAAEKAAWQQTYEKLLDHEIGHAKIWRTNWTAWAKNLEGKTYEEVVELIKKTSQQEQKEQVEFDEKTNHGLK